In Ferribacterium limneticum, a genomic segment contains:
- a CDS encoding ankyrin repeat domain-containing protein, with the protein MSPQLAAFLTEHGFQPDNINAPQADGRFTPLMRAAKLGRLDIVDELLALGVDLNALNADGCNALWLACYNGSHELIERLIAAGVNIDQQNGNGASALMYVSSNSKPDLVKLLLEKGANPTLKNFDDSTALDLAASLECLKLLRKAA; encoded by the coding sequence ATGAGTCCCCAACTCGCTGCCTTCCTCACCGAACACGGCTTTCAGCCCGACAACATCAACGCCCCGCAAGCCGACGGCCGCTTCACGCCGCTCATGCGCGCCGCCAAGCTCGGCCGGCTCGACATCGTCGACGAACTGCTGGCGCTCGGCGTCGATCTCAACGCCCTCAACGCCGACGGCTGCAACGCCCTGTGGCTGGCCTGCTACAACGGCAGCCACGAACTGATCGAGCGCCTGATCGCCGCCGGCGTCAATATCGACCAACAAAACGGCAACGGCGCCAGCGCCCTGATGTACGTCTCGTCGAACAGCAAGCCCGACCTCGTCAAACTGTTGCTGGAAAAAGGCGCCAATCCGACATTGAAGAATTTCGATGACTCGACGGCCCTTGATCTGGCGGCCTCGCTGGAATGTCTGAAGTTGCTGCGCAAGGCGGCTTGA
- a CDS encoding Rieske (2Fe-2S) protein, with protein MADRVAPRFVVCPSAELADGEYRKLTMTFEGREEECLLLRFEGQVYAYINLCVHMPRRLDGEEPQVFDHSGRYLRCSMHGIVYTPQTGTSVSAMCEGERLRAVECYEDGGEVGIADFRVSAIVVPVN; from the coding sequence ATGGCGGATCGCGTCGCGCCCAGGTTTGTGGTCTGCCCGAGTGCCGAACTGGCCGACGGCGAGTACCGCAAACTGACCATGACTTTCGAAGGGCGGGAGGAGGAATGCCTGCTCCTGCGCTTCGAAGGGCAGGTCTACGCCTACATCAACCTCTGCGTGCACATGCCGCGCCGGCTCGATGGCGAAGAGCCGCAGGTTTTCGACCACAGCGGGCGCTACCTGCGCTGCTCGATGCACGGCATCGTCTATACCCCGCAAACCGGCACCTCAGTCAGCGCCATGTGTGAAGGCGAGCGGCTACGCGCCGTTGAGTGCTACGAGGATGGCGGGGAAGTCGGTATTGCCGATTTTCGGGTGAGCGCCATTGTTGTCCCCGTCAATTAA
- a CDS encoding flavodoxin has protein sequence MNKIGMFFGTETGTTRLIAKKMQKQLGDDVCDKPVNVNRITPEDMLKYDALILGTPSYGIGEIPGKGASSGCFEPNWEEFLALLPADVDFSGKRIAFFGLGAQERYADRFCSSLFALVEKFKGWGAEIVGDWPTDGYTYDHSAAEVDGRFIGLLIDQRTQGMYTDERITTWLAQVKPLLLEKLTAEA, from the coding sequence ATGAATAAAATCGGAATGTTTTTTGGCACCGAAACCGGCACCACCCGCCTGATCGCCAAGAAAATGCAGAAACAACTCGGCGACGACGTCTGCGACAAGCCGGTCAACGTCAACCGCATCACCCCGGAAGACATGCTCAAATACGACGCGCTGATCCTCGGCACGCCGAGCTACGGCATCGGCGAAATCCCCGGCAAGGGAGCCTCATCCGGCTGCTTCGAGCCGAACTGGGAAGAATTCCTCGCCCTGCTCCCGGCCGATGTGGACTTCAGCGGCAAACGCATCGCCTTCTTCGGCCTCGGCGCGCAGGAACGCTACGCCGACCGCTTCTGCAGTTCGCTGTTCGCGCTGGTCGAGAAGTTCAAGGGCTGGGGCGCCGAAATCGTCGGCGACTGGCCAACCGACGGCTACACCTACGACCACTCCGCCGCCGAAGTCGATGGCCGTTTCATCGGACTGCTCATCGACCAGCGCACGCAAGGCATGTACACCGACGAGCGCATCACGACCTGGCTGGCCCAGGTCAAACCGCTGTTGCTGGAAAAGCTGACGGCGGAAGCTTGA
- a CDS encoding SIR2 family protein: protein MTPELREKLLAGLKDGSIVPYLGPGVLADVKNVATGAPIPADSDSLIYAMNDGKPMAPKLMYEFPRAAMNVELKRGRSAVTKFLNRTYGETAWTRGAVHDWLKGIAPHYVIDINRDTQLQDSYADVPHNLIVGIARLGGTDFRYKLYFWDGVAYQKTEVINAALPILYKPMGTPKPEANYIASDADYVDFITELMGGFSIPPEVKELRKGKQYLFMGLRMNRDTERMVLSDVIYAAAEPAGWALIANPTDKERRFCKKQKLEVIEADIFDLIGAAIAA from the coding sequence ATGACCCCAGAACTGCGCGAAAAACTGCTGGCCGGCCTCAAGGATGGCAGCATTGTTCCCTACCTCGGCCCTGGCGTTTTGGCTGATGTGAAAAATGTGGCGACCGGTGCGCCGATTCCGGCCGACAGCGATTCGCTGATCTACGCCATGAACGACGGCAAGCCGATGGCGCCGAAGCTCATGTACGAATTCCCGCGTGCCGCGATGAACGTCGAACTCAAGCGCGGCCGCAGCGCCGTCACCAAGTTCCTCAACCGCACCTACGGCGAAACCGCCTGGACGCGTGGCGCCGTGCATGACTGGCTCAAGGGCATCGCCCCGCATTACGTCATCGACATCAACCGAGACACGCAGTTGCAGGACTCCTACGCCGACGTCCCGCACAACCTGATCGTCGGCATTGCCCGCCTCGGCGGCACCGATTTCCGCTACAAACTGTATTTCTGGGATGGCGTCGCCTACCAGAAGACCGAAGTCATCAACGCCGCCCTGCCCATTCTCTACAAGCCGATGGGCACGCCGAAGCCGGAAGCCAACTACATCGCCTCTGACGCCGATTACGTCGATTTCATCACCGAACTCATGGGCGGCTTCTCGATCCCGCCGGAAGTCAAGGAACTGCGCAAGGGCAAGCAATACCTGTTCATGGGCCTGCGCATGAACCGCGACACCGAGCGCATGGTGTTGTCCGATGTCATCTACGCCGCCGCCGAACCGGCAGGCTGGGCGCTGATCGCCAACCCGACCGACAAGGAACGCCGCTTCTGCAAGAAGCAGAAACTCGAAGTGATCGAAGCCGACATCTTCGACTTGATCGGCGCCGCGATTGCGGCCTGA
- a CDS encoding SHOCT domain-containing protein, giving the protein MQQLSAHGQQFIQDLAQRYGVSTDAAITMLYAVMNGNGTMAQFSHPELGGSGQWMMGGMTMVGDMFNYGLKSKVDGLCVEISNQLMNQPGYFQPAQSQFQSSGNASGGNLFVSAAAAGQWWPGDLGSPSSTGGQNNVRYAVFPGSRRLVVDIGGNVTVYDTLDNQIGGVSQQQGGNDSMTFSSQYGTIAVNSLPVVSINGYQPQPQQQNFMAPPVQQFNEAPAYQAPSAQEGDVFAKIERLADLFKKGILTEQEFTTKKAELLSQL; this is encoded by the coding sequence ATGCAACAGCTTTCAGCCCACGGGCAGCAATTCATTCAGGATTTGGCGCAGCGTTACGGCGTCAGCACCGATGCGGCGATCACCATGCTCTACGCGGTGATGAACGGCAACGGCACGATGGCGCAGTTCAGCCATCCCGAGCTCGGCGGTTCCGGGCAGTGGATGATGGGCGGCATGACGATGGTTGGCGACATGTTCAACTACGGGCTGAAGTCCAAGGTTGACGGCCTGTGTGTGGAAATTTCCAACCAGTTGATGAACCAGCCGGGCTATTTTCAGCCGGCCCAGTCGCAGTTCCAGTCGTCGGGCAATGCTTCCGGCGGCAACCTGTTCGTTTCAGCCGCGGCGGCCGGGCAGTGGTGGCCGGGCGATCTCGGTTCGCCGTCGTCTACGGGCGGGCAGAACAATGTCCGCTACGCCGTTTTCCCCGGCTCGCGCCGTCTGGTCGTCGATATCGGTGGAAATGTCACGGTCTACGACACGCTGGACAACCAGATCGGCGGCGTTTCGCAGCAGCAGGGCGGCAACGATTCGATGACTTTCAGCAGCCAGTACGGGACGATCGCCGTCAACAGCCTGCCGGTGGTCAGCATCAACGGCTATCAGCCACAGCCGCAACAGCAGAACTTCATGGCGCCGCCGGTTCAGCAATTCAACGAGGCACCGGCCTATCAGGCACCATCCGCCCAGGAAGGCGATGTCTTTGCCAAGATCGAGCGTCTGGCCGATCTGTTCAAGAAGGGCATCCTGACCGAACAGGAATTCACGACCAAGAAAGCGGAGTTGCTCAGCCAGCTTTGA
- a CDS encoding toll/interleukin-1 receptor domain-containing protein, which produces MSKTTPPPRVFISYSWESDAHKDWVRRFAERLTQNGVNVRLDQWHIGPGQSLTQFMEAEVYASDFVLIVCTKAYCRKALAREGGVGYEQQIITGNIVGGKPREQFIPLVRDGEFAPGSECSIPGQFMGIYAIDLRDGVDMDKATETLLRAVFRQPEYKQPPIGAKPTFLDTGAVEAAETETSEQAELEPLRLPVMEIDGWHLRSGVASHHRWPETFEIPDEKERRGLQKGDIVKLQFDIAIPPSEQLDEVSSERMWVIVERRAGPYFIGSLDNVPACSDEQDHLHAGDQIVFLPEHVISIYTDEGQEVKIGDDSEATEREAKNLGDAA; this is translated from the coding sequence ATGTCAAAGACAACCCCACCGCCCCGAGTCTTCATCTCGTACTCATGGGAGAGCGACGCGCACAAAGATTGGGTGCGTCGCTTCGCGGAGCGTTTGACCCAAAACGGAGTCAACGTGCGGCTCGATCAATGGCACATCGGGCCCGGGCAAAGCTTGACGCAATTCATGGAAGCTGAGGTCTACGCTTCCGATTTCGTTCTCATAGTCTGCACAAAAGCCTATTGCAGAAAAGCCTTGGCGCGGGAGGGAGGGGTCGGCTACGAGCAGCAAATCATCACTGGGAATATCGTGGGAGGTAAGCCTCGGGAGCAGTTCATTCCGCTGGTACGCGACGGAGAGTTTGCCCCAGGCTCCGAGTGTTCGATTCCTGGTCAGTTCATGGGCATCTATGCAATTGACCTGCGAGACGGCGTAGATATGGACAAGGCGACAGAGACTCTTCTCAGGGCCGTATTCCGACAACCTGAATATAAGCAGCCTCCGATCGGAGCAAAACCTACTTTCTTGGACACCGGTGCCGTCGAGGCAGCAGAGACGGAGACGTCCGAGCAGGCTGAGCTCGAACCTCTTCGCCTTCCCGTGATGGAGATTGATGGATGGCACTTGAGGAGTGGGGTCGCAAGCCATCACCGATGGCCAGAGACATTCGAAATTCCAGATGAGAAGGAGCGCCGAGGGCTCCAGAAGGGCGACATTGTCAAACTTCAGTTTGACATCGCGATACCGCCTAGCGAGCAACTCGATGAGGTTAGTAGCGAGCGGATGTGGGTGATCGTTGAACGTCGGGCCGGTCCCTATTTCATTGGGAGCTTAGATAACGTTCCAGCATGCTCAGACGAACAAGATCACCTTCATGCGGGGGATCAAATCGTCTTCCTTCCTGAGCACGTCATCTCGATTTATACGGATGAGGGCCAAGAGGTAAAGATTGGCGATGACTCAGAGGCGACAGAAAGAGAAGCCAAAAATCTCGGGGATGCGGCCTAA
- a CDS encoding CaiB/BaiF CoA transferase family protein produces MPTNTQTSSRGPLAGIKVVEFAGIGPGPFCGMLLADMGADVTLLERAGGTFASQLFGGGRKAVANRGKKSLCIDLKHPEAKALVFKLIEGTDVLIEGFRPGVMERLGFGPDECLAHNPRLIYGRMTGWGQTGPLAPRAGHDANYAAIAGVLDTGRHHGGAPWAPPTLVGDMGGGGLMLAWGIACALIETQRSGKGQVIDAAMCEGAAVLAHGLFNLESLGEWKGQCAIDSSAPFYDVYQCADGEWISVCPLEPQFYKTFVERLDLVGDPDFSGKQYDTTTWPAMKDRLTTIFKAQPRDHWTALFDDTDDCVWPVLSMADAPTHPHNLAREAFADVAGVRQPTPAPRLSRTPGAIQSPPPLLGEHSRERLADLGLSAEEIERLAMAGVVSDPVVL; encoded by the coding sequence ATGCCAACCAACACTCAAACCTCATCCCGCGGCCCGCTGGCCGGCATCAAGGTCGTCGAATTCGCCGGCATCGGCCCCGGACCGTTCTGCGGCATGCTGCTCGCCGACATGGGCGCCGACGTCACGCTGCTCGAACGCGCCGGCGGCACATTCGCCTCGCAACTGTTCGGCGGCGGGCGCAAGGCGGTGGCCAATCGCGGCAAGAAATCGCTGTGCATCGACCTCAAGCACCCGGAAGCCAAGGCCCTCGTTTTCAAATTGATCGAAGGCACCGACGTGCTGATCGAAGGCTTCCGCCCCGGCGTCATGGAACGCCTCGGCTTCGGCCCGGACGAATGTCTCGCCCACAACCCGCGCCTGATCTACGGCCGCATGACCGGCTGGGGCCAGACCGGCCCGCTCGCCCCGCGCGCCGGGCACGACGCCAACTACGCGGCCATCGCCGGCGTGCTCGACACCGGCCGCCACCACGGCGGCGCTCCGTGGGCACCGCCGACACTGGTCGGCGACATGGGCGGCGGCGGCCTCATGCTGGCCTGGGGCATCGCCTGCGCCTTGATCGAAACGCAACGCTCGGGCAAAGGCCAGGTCATCGACGCCGCCATGTGCGAAGGTGCCGCCGTCCTCGCCCACGGCCTGTTCAACCTCGAATCGCTGGGCGAATGGAAAGGCCAGTGCGCCATCGACTCGAGCGCCCCGTTCTACGACGTCTATCAGTGTGCCGACGGCGAATGGATCAGCGTCTGCCCGCTCGAGCCGCAGTTCTACAAAACCTTCGTCGAACGCCTCGACCTCGTCGGCGACCCCGACTTCAGCGGCAAGCAGTACGACACGACGACCTGGCCGGCCATGAAGGATCGCCTGACCACCATTTTCAAAGCCCAGCCGCGCGACCACTGGACGGCGTTGTTCGACGACACCGACGACTGCGTCTGGCCCGTCCTCAGCATGGCCGATGCCCCGACCCACCCGCACAACCTCGCCCGCGAGGCCTTCGCCGATGTTGCCGGCGTCCGGCAGCCAACTCCCGCCCCCCGCCTGTCGCGCACCCCCGGCGCCATCCAAAGCCCGCCCCCACTGCTCGGCGAACACTCGCGCGAACGCCTCGCGGATCTGGGCCTGTCGGCAGAAGAGATTGAACGGCTGGCGATGGCTGGCGTGGTCAGTGATCCGGTAGTTTTGTGA
- a CDS encoding dinitrogenase iron-molybdenum cofactor biosynthesis protein — protein sequence MEEARKPPVTREAALRIALASRAMPNASLPALIQLLQRQLGEDIDEEKLRQTTVTMLKTGFASADGEEDGEDIGIGLESMKLAVRIMWGETQGDDSLPKIESYEEGEMPGSVRIAIASDKGDLLSGHFGSCLRFLVYQVSPTEIRLVDIRDTMDAEFSEDKNLWRAKLIGDCHVCYVVSIGGPAAAKVIRADIYPIKIPDGGPALDILQPFQVAMVESPPPWLLKILGVSAEKRLKNYSAAEIDE from the coding sequence ATGGAAGAAGCCAGAAAACCGCCGGTCACCCGCGAAGCCGCGCTGCGCATCGCGCTGGCGTCGCGGGCCATGCCCAACGCCAGCCTGCCGGCGCTGATCCAATTGTTGCAACGCCAGCTCGGCGAGGACATCGACGAAGAAAAGCTGCGCCAGACGACGGTGACCATGCTGAAGACCGGCTTTGCCAGCGCCGACGGTGAGGAAGACGGCGAGGATATCGGCATCGGCCTCGAATCGATGAAACTGGCCGTGCGCATCATGTGGGGCGAAACGCAGGGCGACGACTCGCTGCCCAAGATCGAGTCTTATGAAGAAGGCGAAATGCCCGGCTCGGTGCGCATTGCCATTGCCTCCGACAAGGGCGACCTGCTCTCCGGCCACTTCGGCTCCTGCCTGCGCTTCCTGGTCTATCAGGTGTCGCCGACCGAAATCCGCCTGGTCGATATCCGCGACACCATGGACGCCGAGTTTTCCGAGGACAAGAACCTCTGGCGCGCCAAGCTGATCGGCGATTGTCACGTCTGCTACGTCGTCTCGATTGGCGGCCCGGCGGCGGCCAAGGTCATCCGCGCCGACATCTACCCGATCAAGATCCCCGATGGCGGGCCGGCGCTCGATATCCTCCAGCCCTTCCAGGTGGCCATGGTCGAATCGCCGCCGCCCTGGCTGCTCAAGATTCTCGGCGTCTCGGCCGAGAAGCGGCTGAAGAACTACAGCGCGGCGGAAATCGACGAATGA
- a CDS encoding nitroreductase family protein, which translates to MSDTSQEVVRAYHARTKHRFEAYAEGPGQLDWDAQPAAFRHYPGAPVFELPLAADSFERCYGQLEKKPENEIAPDLASLGALLELSFGLSAWKTWGPSRWALRCNPSSGNLHPVEAWVLSAGLPGVGAGLQHYDPEQHALEGRALTAQAAGEAWLAIGLTSVMWREAWKYGERAFRYCQLDIGHAVGALAYAAALLGWEVVPVGATAEVLKHYLGLDRPDDFPPSRYAFTESEEPEILLAIRAPGLAMPPSAEPLAAWLDAADWQGKPTRIDPSPGYRWPAIDQVAAASREALSAPEAIGFAPLPPLVPHPTTTGAAQIIRQRRSGQRFDPHYALLRPAFYRMLDAVLPRPQLPWLAQTTPPRIHLLLFVLRVDGLPSGLYLLPRAPAAFSELPAALVPTDERFATRRPVAEFDPDCPPHLGLIQLAEMGLQEMQRLARSLSCHQDIASTSAFSLGMLGEFEAATATGHGYRELLREAGLVGQVLYLEAEAAEVRGTGIGCFFDDPVHQLVGLSGPRYQSVYHFTVGTPVTDARIETDPPYPQRQQEKP; encoded by the coding sequence GTGTCGGATACCTCACAAGAAGTCGTACGCGCCTACCACGCGCGGACCAAGCATCGTTTCGAAGCCTATGCCGAAGGCCCCGGCCAACTGGACTGGGACGCCCAGCCGGCAGCCTTCCGCCACTATCCGGGCGCGCCGGTGTTCGAATTGCCGCTGGCGGCGGACAGTTTCGAGCGTTGCTACGGTCAACTGGAAAAAAAGCCCGAAAATGAAATCGCGCCGGACCTCGCCAGCCTCGGCGCGCTGCTTGAACTGTCGTTCGGGCTGTCGGCGTGGAAGACCTGGGGGCCGAGCCGCTGGGCCCTGCGCTGCAATCCGTCGTCCGGCAACCTGCACCCGGTCGAAGCCTGGGTGCTGAGCGCCGGGCTGCCCGGTGTCGGCGCCGGCCTGCAACACTACGACCCGGAGCAACACGCCCTGGAAGGCCGCGCCCTGACCGCGCAGGCGGCGGGCGAGGCATGGCTGGCTATCGGCCTGACCAGCGTCATGTGGCGCGAAGCCTGGAAATACGGCGAACGCGCCTTCCGCTACTGCCAGCTCGACATCGGCCACGCCGTCGGCGCACTGGCCTACGCTGCGGCGCTGCTCGGCTGGGAAGTCGTGCCGGTCGGCGCCACGGCTGAGGTGCTGAAGCATTACCTCGGGCTGGACCGGCCGGACGATTTTCCGCCCTCGCGCTATGCATTCACCGAAAGCGAAGAGCCGGAAATCCTGCTCGCCATTCGTGCACCTGGCCTGGCTATGCCGCCGTCGGCCGAACCGCTGGCTGCCTGGCTGGATGCTGCCGACTGGCAAGGCAAACCGACCCGCATCGACCCGTCGCCCGGCTACCGCTGGCCGGCCATCGATCAGGTTGCCGCGGCCAGCCGCGAAGCGCTCAGCGCGCCGGAAGCTATCGGCTTTGCGCCATTGCCGCCCCTCGTTCCACATCCGACGACGACCGGCGCCGCTCAGATCATCCGCCAACGCCGCAGCGGCCAGCGTTTCGACCCGCACTATGCCCTGCTCAGGCCCGCCTTCTACCGCATGCTCGACGCCGTGCTGCCCCGGCCGCAATTGCCGTGGCTGGCCCAGACCACACCGCCGCGCATTCACCTGCTGCTCTTCGTCCTGCGCGTCGACGGCCTGCCCAGTGGCCTCTACCTGCTGCCACGCGCGCCAGCCGCCTTCTCCGAGTTGCCGGCGGCGCTGGTGCCCACGGACGAGCGTTTCGCCACCCGCCGTCCGGTGGCAGAGTTCGACCCCGATTGCCCACCGCACCTCGGCCTCATCCAGCTCGCCGAAATGGGCCTGCAGGAAATGCAGCGCCTAGCCCGCTCGCTGTCCTGCCATCAGGACATTGCCTCGACCAGCGCCTTCTCGCTCGGCATGCTCGGCGAATTCGAAGCGGCGACGGCCACCGGCCACGGCTACCGCGAACTGCTGCGCGAAGCCGGGCTGGTCGGCCAGGTGCTCTACCTCGAAGCCGAAGCCGCCGAAGTGCGCGGCACCGGCATCGGCTGCTTCTTCGACGACCCGGTGCACCAACTCGTCGGCCTCTCCGGCCCGCGCTACCAGAGCGTCTATCACTTCACGGTCGGCACGCCCGTCACCGACGCGCGCATCGAAACCGACCCGCCTTACCCCCAACGACAACAGGAAAAACCATGA
- a CDS encoding bacteriohemerythrin, with product MAWDESRHALGVPAMDDTHREFVELAYALLVASDEDFPALYVRLHEHTRQHFEHEGKLMKSCRFPAIGEHNSEHLRVLGELAHFARGVAAGRLGTAREYVRNLPTWFAGHLATMDSALAGCLKKA from the coding sequence ATGGCCTGGGACGAGTCCCGTCACGCACTGGGTGTCCCCGCCATGGACGACACCCATCGCGAATTCGTCGAGCTAGCCTACGCTTTGCTCGTCGCTTCCGACGAGGACTTCCCGGCGCTCTACGTTCGCCTGCACGAGCACACCCGCCAGCATTTCGAGCACGAAGGCAAGCTCATGAAGTCTTGCCGCTTTCCCGCCATCGGCGAGCACAACAGCGAGCACCTGCGCGTGCTCGGTGAGCTGGCCCACTTCGCCCGCGGCGTGGCGGCCGGTCGGTTGGGGACGGCACGTGAATACGTCCGCAACCTGCCAACCTGGTTCGCCGGTCACCTTGCGACGATGGACTCGGCCCTGGCGGGGTGTTTGAAGAAGGCGTGA